Proteins co-encoded in one Lactobacillus sp. ESL0700 genomic window:
- a CDS encoding class A sortase — protein MNEDERLAKKNRRIAIVGLFFLALIVAAIVVVLNFDKLQGQAAHRISTDKTELQQARYNHQKRKPSYNMRKVNPISPSSLAHAWRVRRDYRAVGQIAIPDKNILLNIFRGVGNDELALGAGTFRADQKMGKNNYPLAGHNMDDAQSYFSPLYTAKVNGTLSNGTVIYLTDFTKVYFYKITSSQFIGVYNLNLAFNRKKFVNHPVISLFTCDYTGQGRLFIRGKLTGSQSLKSATKYVRQVFEY, from the coding sequence TTGAATGAAGACGAACGATTAGCCAAGAAGAATAGACGAATAGCAATTGTAGGATTGTTTTTTTTAGCTTTAATCGTTGCAGCAATTGTAGTAGTTTTGAACTTTGATAAACTGCAGGGACAAGCTGCGCACCGAATATCTACTGATAAGACCGAACTTCAACAAGCAAGGTATAATCACCAGAAACGTAAGCCAAGTTACAATATGAGAAAAGTCAACCCAATATCACCTAGCTCTTTGGCTCATGCGTGGCGAGTTAGGCGAGATTATCGGGCAGTTGGTCAAATTGCAATCCCAGATAAAAATATCTTACTCAATATTTTTCGAGGTGTTGGTAATGATGAATTAGCGCTAGGGGCTGGAACTTTTAGGGCAGATCAGAAAATGGGTAAGAATAATTATCCATTAGCAGGCCACAATATGGACGATGCCCAGAGTTATTTTTCGCCGCTGTATACGGCAAAAGTCAATGGCACGTTGAGTAACGGAACTGTTATTTACTTGACGGATTTTACAAAAGTTTACTTTTATAAAATTACATCGTCACAATTCATTGGTGTTTACAATTTGAATTTGGCCTTTAATCGTAAAAAATTTGTTAACCACCCGGTAATATCCTTGTTTACATGCGATTATACGGGACAAGGCAGACTATTTATCAGAGGTAAATTAACCGGCTCCCAGAGCCTAAAAAGCGCTACTAAGTATGTTAGACAAGTATTTGAATACTAA
- a CDS encoding recombinase family protein: protein MLYGYARVSTTGQDLSAQIALLKKAGAEKIYQEKFTGTTLNRPVFSKLLKQLKQGDQLLITKLDRFARNTKEAEETIQTLSDKGVIVNILNLGIVDTNTPTGKFSFSVFSAIAQFDRDMIITRTQEGKEYARKHNPNYHEGRKEIYSDQQIEAAYKLHKQGLSLKELNKKTGISIATLCRRFNKLKETKKQ from the coding sequence ATGCTGTATGGTTATGCGAGAGTTAGCACAACAGGACAAGACCTTAGTGCTCAAATTGCTTTACTAAAAAAAGCTGGTGCAGAAAAAATATATCAAGAAAAGTTTACAGGTACGACCCTTAACCGCCCGGTATTTTCCAAACTACTTAAACAATTAAAGCAAGGCGATCAGTTACTCATAACCAAGCTAGATCGTTTTGCAAGAAATACTAAGGAAGCAGAAGAAACAATCCAAACGTTGTCAGATAAGGGAGTTATCGTTAATATTCTAAATTTAGGTATCGTTGACACTAACACGCCAACAGGGAAATTTTCTTTTTCTGTTTTTTCAGCAATCGCTCAATTTGACCGTGACATGATCATTACACGAACTCAAGAGGGTAAGGAATACGCTAGAAAGCATAATCCAAATTATCATGAAGGACGTAAAGAAATTTACAGCGATCAACAAATTGAAGCTGCTTATAAGTTACACAAACAAGGTTTATCACTTAAAGAACTTAATAAAAAAACAGGAATTAGCATAGCAACTTTGTGTAGAAGATTTAATAAATTAAAAGAAACCAAAAAGCAATAA
- a CDS encoding HU family DNA-binding protein gives MTSKTELIAQVAKNAKITKKSAAAGVEAVLATIQENLVKGNKVQLIGFGSFEVHERPARKGRNPQNGEEVEIPARKVPVFKPGRGLKTAVKNS, from the coding sequence ATGACAAGTAAAACAGAATTAATTGCACAAGTAGCTAAAAATGCAAAAATCACTAAAAAGAGTGCTGCTGCAGGCGTTGAAGCCGTGCTTGCTACAATTCAAGAGAATCTGGTAAAAGGTAATAAAGTTCAGCTAATTGGTTTTGGCAGTTTTGAAGTGCATGAGCGTCCAGCAAGAAAAGGGCGCAATCCACAAAATGGTGAGGAAGTTGAAATTCCAGCAAGAAAAGTTCCAGTCTTCAAACCAGGTAGAGGACTAAAAACGGCCGTAAAAAATAGCTAA